ACCGGCGCATCTTGAGCGCGGCGTGCAGTTCCAGCCGGGGAAGCCCCTTCAGGGGGTCCACGCCCAACAGCTGGCGGATCCGGCCCAGCCTGTTATAGATACTGCTCCGGTGCAGGTGGAGCTTGCCAGCCACGTCCTGGACTGATCCGTCGTTGTCGTAGAGCAGCTCCAGCACGGGGATGAGCTCGCCGTTGCGGTCGTGGTCCTCGAGCATTCGGAAGTAGACCGACCAGGAATCCGCCCAGGCCCCCACCCCTCCCCCGGCCGATGCGAGCAGCTGGTACACGCCAGTGGACCTGCAATCCACCAGCTCGCCCAACTGCGGATCCACCGCCGCCGCCTGGGCCGCCACCCTGGATTGCCGGTATGCCTCCGCGAGCTGCCTGGTCCTGGCGAAGCCCTCGCTGATGCCCAGGATGATCCGGTGGACCGGGCGGCCGGAGCGCTTGGCCAGCTCCAGCTGGTAGTGCACCAGGACCTGGGCGTGGTTGGCGCGGCCGGTCGATTCGCGGAACAGCACCACGGAATGGGTCTCCGTGCCGGCACTGAAGAGGGCGGCGTCCATGCCCACCGTTGCCTGGAGGGCGGTGGACCGGTGGATTAGGGTCGAGGCGATGGGGTCCGGGCCGCTGGCCCAGCCGTCGGCGTCCAGTACCGTGACCATCTGCCACGGCCCGCGGCCCTGGACTTCCTTCCAGCCTGCCACTGCCGCCACCGCGTTGGGTTCTCCCGAACAGGCCAGCAGGAACTCACGCTCACGGCTGCGGCGGAATTCGGATTCGGCGGTATTGGAGTCGAGGAGGAGGCCGGACAGCAGCTCCAGCTCGTGGTTGACGCCCGGCAGCTGGGTGAGGATCGCCGTCGGGCTTTCCTCCGCCGAGTCCTGCTGTACCCACAGGTACCCCACGCGGAAACCCCGGACCATCAGCGGGACGCAGACACGGCCCAGCATGCCCAGGTCCGGGTTGGCGGGAACCACGACGGGCCGCACGGCGGTGGCGATACCGTGCGAGAGCTGCCACGCGCTCACGTCCGCCGGGACCTTCTTGCTCAGCAGGAAGTTGACCCGCACCCGGTCGGCATGGGACTGGTTGGAGCTGTAGGCAAGCAGCAGGCCGTCCAGGTCCTCGAGGGACAGGCCCCGGCCCAGCTTCTGCGCCACCTGTTCGACGAGCTGTTCCACACCCTGCTGCTGCATGGGCCAACAGTACTGCCCCGGCGGCCCTGCGGACGAACGGACACGAGGCGACACCTGACGCTTCAGGACTCGACACATGTCGAGCTGAAGTTGGAGAAAACCGCGGAAATACGCGGTGCCTGGCGGTCAGGTCCCAAGCAGCTCATGTCGCCTGGCTCACAGCGGGATTTATCGTTGGAACACGAAAAACCTTCCGCATTTCCGGCCCACCGGCCCTAAAAACTGGAGCAGACGATGATCATCGGCGTCCCCAAAGAAATCAAGAACAACGAATTCCGCGTGGCCATCACCGCGGCAGGCGTCCACGAGTTCCTCACGCATGGCCACACCGTCCTGGTGGAGCGCGGCGCCGGCCTGGGCTCGGGCATCACCGACGAGGAATACTCAATCGCCGGCGCCGAGATCGTCAACGAAGCCGATGACGTCTGGGCCCGCGCCGACATGGTGATGAAGGTCAAGGAACCCATCAAGTCCGAGTACCACCGCTTCCGCAAGGGCCTGATCCTCTTCACCTACCTGCACCTGGCCGCCGAGCCGGAGCTCACCAAGGAGCTCATCAACTCCGGCGTCACCGCCATCGCCTACGAGACCGTCCAGGAGGGCCGCTCCCTCCCGCTGCTGGCCCCCATGTCCGAGGTTGCAGGCCGCCTGTCCGTCCAGGTGGGCGCCACCTCCCTGATGGCCCCGGCCGGCGGCAAGGGCGTCCTGATGGGCGGCGTGCCCGGAGTCCGCCCCGCCAAGGTGGTTGTCCTGGGCGCCGGCGTGGCCGGCACCAACGCCGCAGCCATGGCCCTGGGCCTCGGCGCCGACGTCACCATCCTGGACATCAACATCAACCGCCTCCGCGAGCTGGACGCCCAGTACCAGGGCCGGCTGAAGACCGTTGCGTCCAACAAGTACGAGATCGAAAAGTCAGTGGTGGACGCCGACCTGGTGATTGGTTCAGTGCTGATCCCCGGCGCCAAGGCCCCCAAGCTGGTCACCAACGACCTCGTGGCCCGCATGAAGCCCGGCTCGGTCCTGGTGGACATCGCCGTGGACCAGGGCGGCTGCTTCGAGGACACGCACCCCACCACGCACCAGGAGCCGACGTACAAGGTGCACGAGACCATCTTCTACTGCGTGGCCAACATGCCCGGCGCCGTGCCCAACACCTCCACCTACGCGCTGACCAACGTCACCCTGCGCTACGCCGTGTCCCTGGCCAACCTGGGCGTCAAGGCCGCCTTTGACCGCGACCCCGCCCTGGCCGCCGGCCTCAACATCGCCGCCGGCCACGTGGCACACCACTCCGTGTCCGAGGCCCACGGCCTGCCCCTCGTCGCCGACTGGCACGAGCTCGTTTCCGCCTAGTCCCCTCTGCTGACCCCTGCTCGTCCGCTGCGCCGGACGACAGACATCCTCTGCGTGCTGCTCCCCACCGGCCCCCTCGCCTCGCAAGCTCGGCCAGGGAACCCTGCCGGTGTGGGCCCACTTCGTCGCTTTGACGCACGCTGCCGGATGCCTGTCGTCCGGCGTTCGGCGTATCAGACGTTCGTCGAGGCGAGCTTGCGGGCAACTTCAATAATCTTTAGGACCTCCACCGCGTCCTCTGGATTTACTGGGAGGGGAAGGGGTGACTCTGCTCCGCCGTCCAGGATCTTTTCTGCCAGCAGGCGGTAGAACTCAGGGTAATTTCCCCGTTCGGTGGGGAGCGGGTCCAGATGGCCGTCGCGGCCCAGGAGGCCGGCCCACTCCGCTGCCTCGACGCCGTACTCAGCGTCCAGGGGACTGCCGCCGGCGGCGATGTAGGGTTCCTGCGGGTCCACGCCGTGCTTGGTGAAGCCGCCAATGGAGCCGAGCACCCGGAAGCGCGGTC
This window of the Pseudarthrobacter defluvii genome carries:
- the ald gene encoding alanine dehydrogenase; amino-acid sequence: MIIGVPKEIKNNEFRVAITAAGVHEFLTHGHTVLVERGAGLGSGITDEEYSIAGAEIVNEADDVWARADMVMKVKEPIKSEYHRFRKGLILFTYLHLAAEPELTKELINSGVTAIAYETVQEGRSLPLLAPMSEVAGRLSVQVGATSLMAPAGGKGVLMGGVPGVRPAKVVVLGAGVAGTNAAAMALGLGADVTILDININRLRELDAQYQGRLKTVASNKYEIEKSVVDADLVIGSVLIPGAKAPKLVTNDLVARMKPGSVLVDIAVDQGGCFEDTHPTTHQEPTYKVHETIFYCVANMPGAVPNTSTYALTNVTLRYAVSLANLGVKAAFDRDPALAAGLNIAAGHVAHHSVSEAHGLPLVADWHELVSA
- a CDS encoding PucR family transcriptional regulator; its protein translation is MQQQGVEQLVEQVAQKLGRGLSLEDLDGLLLAYSSNQSHADRVRVNFLLSKKVPADVSAWQLSHGIATAVRPVVVPANPDLGMLGRVCVPLMVRGFRVGYLWVQQDSAEESPTAILTQLPGVNHELELLSGLLLDSNTAESEFRRSREREFLLACSGEPNAVAAVAGWKEVQGRGPWQMVTVLDADGWASGPDPIASTLIHRSTALQATVGMDAALFSAGTETHSVVLFRESTGRANHAQVLVHYQLELAKRSGRPVHRIILGISEGFARTRQLAEAYRQSRVAAQAAAVDPQLGELVDCRSTGVYQLLASAGGGVGAWADSWSVYFRMLEDHDRNGELIPVLELLYDNDGSVQDVAGKLHLHRSSIYNRLGRIRQLLGVDPLKGLPRLELHAALKMRRWAARPRI